In a single window of the Nitrospira sp. MA-1 genome:
- the xseB gene encoding exodeoxyribonuclease VII small subunit → MAVLKFEKALSRLETIVAELERGELSLDESLRIFEEGVKLSKTCLKMLDDAERKVEILVQDKDGRKRIQAFSVEDSNLPES, encoded by the coding sequence ATGGCTGTACTGAAATTTGAAAAAGCATTGTCCCGGTTGGAAACAATTGTGGCCGAGCTGGAACGCGGGGAGCTTTCCTTGGATGAGTCCTTGAGGATTTTTGAGGAGGGAGTCAAGCTCTCAAAAACCTGTCTGAAAATGCTGGATGATGCAGAGCGCAAAGTGGAGATCCTTGTCCAAGACAAGGATGGAAGAAAGCGTATACAGGCTTTTTCAGTTGAGGATTCCAATTTGCCGGAATCCTAG
- a CDS encoding TlyA family RNA methyltransferase yields MKAVQPSAPSRKSSKERLDSLVLNHELVSSREQACRLILAGRVKVDGVLIDKPGKLVATTVSVEVTKPEYAYASRAGEKLAPALDAFCISCLDFVVMDVGASTGGFTDCVLQRGANRVYAIDVGYGQLDWRLRTDHRVVVMDRCNIRHLCPKDIPEPVDLAVIDVSFISLRLVLPVILPVLRDQAYLVALVKPQFEVGKGQVGKGGIVRDERLREQVRDGFVDYARSLCLDVIGVMDSTLLGKKGNKEMLVGMKKNGKMSAEGSKPIACGSPLP; encoded by the coding sequence ATGAAGGCTGTTCAGCCATCAGCCCCTTCTCGGAAATCCTCAAAAGAACGACTGGACTCCCTTGTCCTGAATCATGAGTTGGTCTCAAGCAGGGAACAGGCCTGTCGCCTTATTCTTGCCGGTCGGGTGAAAGTCGATGGGGTATTGATTGATAAGCCAGGTAAACTGGTTGCGACAACTGTTTCGGTGGAAGTGACGAAGCCGGAGTATGCCTATGCCAGCCGGGCAGGTGAAAAGCTGGCACCAGCCTTAGACGCATTTTGTATTTCTTGTTTAGATTTTGTGGTTATGGATGTGGGTGCCTCCACCGGAGGATTCACCGATTGTGTGCTTCAACGTGGTGCCAATCGAGTCTATGCCATTGACGTGGGGTATGGACAATTGGATTGGAGGCTGAGAACGGATCATCGGGTTGTGGTCATGGACCGTTGCAATATCCGCCATCTTTGCCCCAAAGATATTCCTGAGCCGGTTGATTTGGCGGTCATCGATGTTTCGTTTATTTCCCTTCGCTTGGTCTTGCCAGTGATTTTGCCTGTTCTGCGTGACCAGGCGTATCTTGTTGCATTGGTTAAGCCGCAGTTTGAAGTCGGGAAAGGACAAGTCGGAAAAGGAGGCATTGTCCGTGATGAACGATTGCGTGAGCAGGTGAGGGACGGTTTTGTGGATTATGCCCGTAGCCTGTGTCTTGATGTCATTGGTGTCATGGATTCCACGCTGTTGGGAAAAAAAGGAAACAAAGAAATGCTGGTGGGAATGAAAAAAAACGGGAAGATGAGTGCTGAAGGAAGCAAGCCAATTGCTTGCGGTAGTCCCCTACCCTAA
- a CDS encoding NAD-dependent epimerase/dehydratase family protein: MSTKILVTGGAGFIGSHLVDRLIQEGNEVIVVDNLSTGKRKNVNKKAQFYKMDIQSKRIERVFRNERPLIVVHLAAQMSVRHSTEDPSFDAQVNILGTINVLEHAVKQGVRKVTFASSGGVVYGEQGVFPAAESHRTEPLSPYGISKLAGEKYLAYYTNATGLRYVALRFANVYGPRQDSEGEAGVVAIFSKQMLDGGQPIVNGTGKQTRDFVYVDDVVEAILVTLGEDVQGIFNVGTGQETTINECYGIIKNLTKCQCKDLYGAAKKGEQFRSVLDVTKLREVFGWDPQVTLEEGLTRTVDYFRGTEK, from the coding sequence ATGTCTACAAAAATTCTGGTGACCGGTGGAGCTGGATTCATTGGATCACATCTGGTTGACCGGTTAATTCAGGAAGGCAATGAGGTCATTGTTGTTGATAATCTCTCCACAGGGAAAAGAAAGAATGTCAATAAAAAAGCCCAATTTTACAAAATGGATATCCAGAGTAAACGGATTGAACGGGTATTCCGAAATGAGCGTCCCCTTATCGTGGTCCATCTGGCTGCGCAAATGAGTGTTCGCCATTCCACGGAGGATCCAAGCTTTGATGCGCAAGTGAATATTTTAGGGACCATCAATGTTTTAGAGCATGCCGTGAAGCAGGGCGTGCGAAAGGTGACGTTTGCGTCCTCGGGGGGAGTGGTCTATGGGGAACAGGGAGTGTTCCCGGCCGCAGAGTCGCACCGGACGGAACCTCTTTCTCCTTATGGAATTAGTAAACTGGCTGGTGAAAAGTATTTGGCCTATTACACCAATGCTACCGGACTCCGGTATGTGGCGCTTCGTTTTGCGAATGTCTATGGACCCAGGCAAGACTCTGAAGGGGAGGCAGGAGTCGTAGCGATTTTCTCAAAACAGATGCTGGATGGTGGTCAACCGATTGTCAATGGAACTGGGAAACAAACAAGAGATTTCGTCTATGTGGATGATGTGGTGGAAGCGATCCTGGTGACCTTAGGAGAAGATGTGCAGGGAATATTTAATGTGGGAACCGGGCAGGAGACGACGATCAACGAATGCTATGGAATTATTAAAAACTTAACGAAGTGCCAATGCAAAGATTTGTACGGAGCGGCAAAAAAAGGCGAGCAATTCCGAAGTGTGTTGGATGTGACCAAACTCCGAGAGGTATTTGGGTGGGATCCTCAGGTTACATTGGAGGAAGGGCTTACCCGGACAGTCGATTATTTCCGTGGAACAGAAAAGTAA
- a CDS encoding rhodanese-like domain-containing protein, translated as MSYTITVRDLKARMDKGDQIFLLDVREPHEYSIAKIEGSVLIPLGQVPHSLKQLDPSAEIVAYCHKGMRSADAVGFLLQQGFSNVKNLIGGIEAWSIEIDQSVPRY; from the coding sequence ATGAGTTACACCATCACCGTCCGCGACTTAAAAGCGCGCATGGATAAAGGCGATCAGATTTTTTTATTGGATGTACGCGAACCTCATGAGTACTCCATTGCAAAAATAGAGGGATCCGTTCTGATTCCCTTGGGCCAGGTTCCTCATTCCCTGAAACAATTGGACCCGAGTGCTGAAATTGTCGCGTACTGTCATAAAGGAATGCGGAGCGCCGATGCCGTAGGGTTTCTTTTGCAACAGGGATTCTCGAATGTCAAAAACCTGATTGGAGGAATTGAAGCCTGGTCCATTGAGATCGATCAATCCGTTCCCAGGTATTAA
- the asnS gene encoding asparagine--tRNA ligase: MSELPVVSIEHIAKFEGQDITIKGWIRNRRSSGKLSFLTLRDGTGDLQAILSKAEVGEDQFILSGQLTQESSVVLAGKPRKDVRAPGGFELDVSKIQVIQIAEPFPIQPKEHGTGFLMEYRHLWLRSRRQHAILRVRHEIIRTCRNFFDDRGFTLIDTPIFTPNACEGTTTLFQTQYFDQVAYLAQSGQLYGEAAAAAFGKIYCFGPTFRAEKSKTRRHLMEFWMVEPEMAYADLPDAMQLAEELVSTVIQRVVDTRRPELEILERDIPKLEAMVRPFPRITYEEALTRLQQKGVAIQFGDDFGADDETSLAQEFDRPVIVHRYPAAAKAFYMAKDPERPDLALCMDMLAPEGYGEIIGGGQRIHDLDELLKQIQAHDLPQEAFKWYIDLRRYGTVPHAGFGMGIERVVAWICGLDHVRETIPFPRMLYTLYP; the protein is encoded by the coding sequence ATGTCAGAACTGCCGGTCGTGTCGATTGAACACATTGCAAAGTTTGAAGGACAGGATATTACCATCAAGGGATGGATCCGCAACCGCCGTTCAAGTGGAAAGTTAAGTTTTTTGACGCTGCGGGATGGCACTGGAGATCTTCAGGCCATCCTAAGCAAGGCAGAAGTAGGAGAAGATCAATTTATCTTGAGCGGACAATTAACCCAGGAGTCTTCCGTCGTACTTGCCGGGAAGCCACGGAAGGATGTCCGTGCCCCGGGTGGATTCGAGCTGGATGTGTCGAAAATTCAGGTTATTCAAATTGCCGAACCCTTTCCAATCCAACCGAAGGAACATGGCACCGGATTTCTGATGGAGTATCGGCATCTGTGGCTGCGTTCACGACGTCAACATGCCATTTTACGAGTTCGCCATGAAATCATTCGGACCTGTCGAAATTTTTTTGATGATCGAGGTTTTACCTTAATTGATACGCCGATTTTCACCCCAAACGCCTGTGAGGGCACCACGACCTTATTCCAAACTCAATATTTTGACCAGGTAGCTTACCTGGCGCAAAGCGGGCAATTATATGGAGAAGCGGCGGCGGCGGCTTTTGGAAAAATATACTGTTTCGGCCCAACCTTTCGAGCTGAAAAATCAAAAACCCGACGACACCTGATGGAGTTTTGGATGGTGGAGCCGGAAATGGCATATGCCGACCTACCGGATGCCATGCAACTGGCGGAGGAACTGGTTTCCACAGTCATTCAGCGGGTGGTCGATACTCGCCGACCTGAATTGGAAATCCTAGAGCGGGATATTCCTAAATTAGAAGCCATGGTCAGGCCCTTTCCACGAATAACCTATGAGGAGGCCCTGACGCGTCTTCAGCAGAAGGGGGTCGCCATTCAATTTGGTGACGATTTCGGAGCGGATGACGAAACATCTTTGGCTCAAGAATTTGATCGTCCGGTGATTGTTCACCGTTATCCGGCTGCCGCTAAAGCCTTTTATATGGCTAAAGATCCAGAGAGGCCGGATTTGGCGTTATGTATGGATATGCTCGCCCCTGAGGGATATGGAGAAATTATTGGAGGGGGACAACGAATTCATGATTTGGATGAATTGCTGAAGCAGATTCAAGCTCACGACCTTCCTCAAGAAGCCTTTAAGTGGTATATAGATCTGCGGCGATATGGGACGGTTCCTCATGCTGGTTTTGGAATGGGAATTGAACGGGTCGTTGCCTGGATTTGTGGGTTAGACCATGTTCGAGAAACGATTCCTTTCCCCAGGATGCTCTATACGTTGTATCCTTAG
- the rsmH gene encoding 16S rRNA (cytosine(1402)-N(4))-methyltransferase RsmH: protein MNDVHIPVLVEEISFWLNPLPGGVYVDCTVGLGGTSLKLLEKSGKNAHIIGLDRDYQAVAIAKKTLSEYESSVNIEHGNFSHIKDVVQKSGYEKVDGVVFDLGVSSMQLDQPERGFSFSQSGPLDMRMDQTQKVTAADLVNHLPEKELADVIFTYGEERYSRRIARAIVQARNVSLIQTTQALVAVLEGALPYAYKKGRLHFATRTFQALRIRVNRELDLIEPALRDAVDLLKEGGRVCVVAFHSLEDRIVKQTFRSMAKREHPSVALLVKKPVIPSVLEIQQNPRARSAKLRVAERLPEGVTL from the coding sequence ATGAATGATGTTCATATACCGGTACTCGTCGAGGAAATCAGTTTTTGGCTTAATCCGCTTCCTGGTGGGGTCTATGTAGATTGTACAGTGGGATTGGGTGGAACGTCGCTGAAATTACTGGAAAAGTCTGGGAAAAATGCTCATATTATTGGTTTGGATCGTGATTATCAAGCCGTTGCTATTGCGAAAAAGACATTAAGTGAATATGAATCATCAGTAAATATAGAACATGGGAATTTCTCCCACATCAAAGATGTGGTTCAGAAGTCCGGCTATGAAAAAGTTGACGGGGTTGTGTTCGATTTAGGGGTGTCTTCTATGCAGTTGGACCAACCAGAGCGGGGCTTTAGTTTTTCCCAAAGTGGGCCATTGGATATGCGAATGGATCAAACTCAGAAGGTGACCGCAGCTGATTTGGTAAATCACCTCCCGGAAAAAGAGTTAGCGGATGTCATTTTTACGTATGGTGAAGAACGGTATTCACGTCGAATCGCCCGTGCAATTGTGCAGGCCAGAAACGTCAGTCTTATTCAAACCACCCAGGCCCTGGTAGCTGTTCTTGAGGGCGCGCTGCCCTATGCTTACAAAAAGGGGCGCTTACATTTTGCCACTAGAACCTTTCAGGCTCTTCGAATACGCGTGAATCGGGAATTGGATTTGATTGAGCCGGCCCTACGAGATGCTGTCGATCTGTTGAAGGAAGGCGGAAGGGTGTGTGTCGTGGCGTTTCACTCGTTGGAAGATCGTATTGTGAAACAAACGTTTCGTTCTATGGCAAAGAGAGAGCATCCAAGCGTTGCATTGCTAGTCAAGAAACCTGTGATTCCAAGTGTACTGGAAATTCAACAAAATCCTCGTGCCAGAAGCGCTAAGTTACGTGTGGCCGAGCGCCTTCCGGAAGGAGTAACCCTATGA
- a CDS encoding penicillin-binding protein 2, with product MKNPSPDIHPVCRIRSGIVCLGLLCGFALIGCRLFYLQVLQADVGAHQAQQQHEKTVVVQPDRGVIVDSQGHPLALNVEVASLYVRPPSLNDPQRVARSLAPILQMPAKELRDLFTRNQPYVWVKRNIPESVVKELEALNISGLGLTKEPHRFYPKGELVSHLVGFAGIDSQGLEGVELQYESYLRGEKNLVKYQRDALGRKLASPPSHDSVPLSTGYHLTLTIDEVVQFIAEAELAQALKQSGAKSGSIVIMDPLTGAILAWALHPTFDPNHLGQFSTQDWRNRVVTDSYEPGSTLKIVVAAAALEEGVMSPDTLIYGGDGKMSVAGTIVHDPAKTSWMTFSEALAQSSNVGAIKVAMELGQGRVFRYLKAFGFGEKTEIDLPGESSGILRDPNKWSGRSLSSIAMGQEIAVTPIQMVTAMSVVANGGWLMTPYVVSSILDSHGQAVLTKDPQPKRRPISLETTTTLTRILEAAVEVGTGKRARLAGYRAAGKTGTAQKIDPKTGSYSSSQVIASFVGFAPVERPRLAMLVVIDEPTIGNWGGEIAAPVFRKVAERVLPHLGVLPGGSAVIRTAAANSPIPSPQPIVQ from the coding sequence GTGAAAAATCCCTCACCGGACATTCATCCCGTCTGTCGAATCCGAAGTGGCATTGTGTGTTTGGGGCTCCTTTGCGGGTTTGCGCTTATTGGTTGTCGACTTTTTTACCTACAGGTCCTTCAAGCGGATGTTGGGGCCCATCAGGCACAACAGCAACACGAAAAGACCGTGGTGGTTCAACCAGATCGAGGGGTAATTGTTGACAGCCAAGGACATCCATTGGCTCTCAATGTGGAAGTGGCATCCTTATATGTGAGGCCACCGTCCTTGAATGATCCACAACGAGTTGCCCGGTCATTAGCGCCGATCTTGCAGATGCCGGCCAAGGAATTACGTGACCTGTTCACACGAAATCAGCCTTACGTTTGGGTTAAACGCAATATTCCGGAATCCGTCGTCAAGGAATTAGAGGCCTTGAATATATCAGGATTGGGGTTGACCAAAGAACCGCATCGTTTTTATCCGAAGGGAGAATTGGTCTCTCATCTCGTGGGGTTTGCCGGAATTGATAGCCAGGGCTTGGAAGGGGTGGAACTTCAATATGAATCCTATCTACGGGGTGAAAAAAACCTGGTGAAATACCAAAGGGACGCGTTGGGCAGAAAGCTTGCTTCACCCCCAAGTCATGATTCCGTCCCCTTGTCGACTGGGTACCATCTCACTTTGACTATTGATGAGGTTGTTCAATTTATTGCGGAGGCGGAGTTGGCGCAAGCCTTAAAGCAAAGCGGTGCGAAGTCTGGAAGCATTGTGATTATGGATCCCTTAACCGGGGCGATTCTGGCGTGGGCACTTCATCCCACCTTTGACCCTAATCACCTAGGGCAGTTTTCCACGCAGGATTGGCGCAATCGAGTGGTGACGGATTCCTATGAGCCGGGGTCAACGTTAAAGATTGTGGTGGCAGCGGCGGCGCTTGAAGAGGGGGTGATGTCCCCAGACACGTTAATCTATGGTGGTGATGGAAAGATGTCGGTGGCGGGGACGATTGTCCATGATCCGGCAAAAACCAGTTGGATGACGTTTTCCGAAGCGTTGGCGCAATCGAGTAATGTGGGTGCGATCAAAGTCGCAATGGAACTCGGGCAAGGCAGGGTATTTCGGTATTTGAAAGCATTTGGATTTGGAGAAAAAACGGAAATTGATCTCCCGGGAGAATCCTCAGGGATTCTCCGAGACCCCAACAAATGGAGTGGTCGAAGCCTCTCTTCAATTGCCATGGGGCAAGAAATCGCCGTCACCCCGATACAAATGGTCACGGCCATGTCGGTAGTGGCTAATGGTGGTTGGCTGATGACGCCGTACGTTGTCTCCTCGATCCTGGACTCCCACGGACAGGCCGTGCTGACAAAAGATCCGCAACCCAAACGGCGACCCATCTCCCTTGAAACAACCACTACGTTAACTCGGATTCTCGAAGCCGCGGTAGAGGTAGGAACCGGCAAACGGGCCAGGCTTGCCGGTTATCGAGCTGCGGGCAAGACCGGGACCGCTCAAAAAATTGACCCGAAAACCGGGTCCTACTCATCTTCGCAAGTGATTGCCTCATTTGTCGGATTCGCACCAGTCGAGCGGCCACGCCTTGCCATGTTAGTCGTCATTGATGAACCGACGATCGGGAACTGGGGGGGAGAAATTGCCGCTCCGGTCTTTCGAAAGGTCGCAGAGCGAGTCTTGCCCCATTTAGGAGTGTTGCCCGGTGGATCCGCAGTTATTCGGACAGCAGCGGCCAATTCGCCCATTCCTTCACCGCAGCCTATTGTGCAGTAA
- a CDS encoding UDP-N-acetylmuramoyl-L-alanyl-D-glutamate--2,6-diaminopimelate ligase, protein MTLRELLASLDMVLSEGDLQPEVLSITEDSRQVKPGSVFVAIKGEHYDGHQFVRQAQQQGAVGVVVEEDFERHAPLVGGATALIKVKNSRKALGLLAAKLSGLPSAHLHMVGVTGTNGKTTVTYLAKSLLEAQGHRVGLLGTVGYVFGTEHRAASHTTPASVELQDMLKAMVNAGSDAAVMEVSSHALALDRIAGCEFDIVVFTNLTQDHLDFHHTLDAYFQAKLRLFTECVDSGQKTRPKRALVNADDERGPLILQHCSIPTWTYGLHAHADIRAEAIRLSMGGTDFRVNSPHGLLRIKSQLVGEHNVSNMLAAIGIALEMGMTVPMIEQAVQSVANVPGRFERINEGQPFTVVVDYAHTEDALYRLLRAAKAITEGRIITVFGCGGDRDAGKRPKMGQVAARHSDVVIVTSDNPRTENPHTILTQIEQGIKALRPEERCSYQIIADRAEAIHAAVSEAKGGDLLLIAGKGHEDYQILGTQKIHFDDREEARKAIQRQMSSR, encoded by the coding sequence GTGACGCTACGAGAGCTTCTTGCCTCATTGGATATGGTGCTAAGTGAAGGAGATCTTCAGCCTGAGGTTCTGTCCATTACCGAAGACTCCCGGCAAGTAAAGCCTGGTTCGGTATTTGTGGCAATCAAAGGGGAGCACTATGATGGGCATCAGTTTGTGAGACAGGCTCAACAACAAGGGGCTGTTGGTGTGGTGGTGGAAGAGGACTTTGAGAGGCATGCCCCACTGGTAGGAGGCGCGACAGCTCTCATTAAAGTGAAAAACTCTCGAAAGGCGTTGGGTTTGTTGGCGGCAAAATTGTCCGGTCTGCCTTCTGCCCATCTGCACATGGTGGGAGTCACGGGGACGAATGGCAAAACGACGGTGACGTATTTAGCCAAATCCCTGCTGGAAGCTCAAGGACATCGTGTGGGGCTGTTGGGAACGGTAGGCTATGTGTTCGGGACCGAACATCGTGCGGCGTCACATACCACCCCTGCTTCTGTCGAGCTACAGGACATGTTAAAGGCCATGGTGAATGCCGGGTCGGATGCCGCGGTCATGGAAGTTTCTTCCCATGCGTTGGCTTTAGATCGGATAGCCGGTTGTGAATTCGACATAGTCGTGTTTACCAATCTGACGCAAGACCATTTAGATTTTCATCACACATTGGATGCCTATTTTCAGGCCAAACTCCGCTTATTTACAGAATGCGTCGATAGCGGACAGAAGACCCGCCCCAAACGAGCCCTTGTCAATGCGGATGATGAACGGGGGCCACTAATTCTCCAACATTGTTCGATTCCAACTTGGACCTATGGGCTCCATGCCCACGCAGACATCAGAGCGGAAGCCATCCGTCTCTCCATGGGAGGAACGGACTTTCGGGTGAACAGTCCCCATGGCCTGTTGAGGATCAAGAGCCAATTGGTGGGCGAGCATAATGTGTCTAATATGTTGGCGGCCATCGGGATTGCACTGGAAATGGGCATGACGGTTCCGATGATTGAACAAGCCGTGCAGTCAGTGGCGAATGTTCCTGGACGATTTGAACGGATCAATGAAGGCCAACCATTTACGGTCGTCGTGGATTACGCCCATACCGAAGATGCCCTGTATCGGTTGCTTCGAGCGGCAAAGGCTATTACAGAAGGACGAATCATTACCGTGTTTGGCTGTGGGGGCGATCGGGATGCCGGGAAAAGACCCAAGATGGGGCAGGTTGCGGCACGACACAGCGATGTGGTGATCGTTACGTCCGATAATCCACGAACGGAAAATCCTCACACAATCCTGACTCAAATCGAACAGGGGATTAAAGCTCTGCGTCCGGAAGAACGGTGTTCGTATCAGATCATCGCCGATCGAGCCGAAGCCATTCATGCCGCAGTGTCAGAAGCCAAGGGCGGAGATCTGTTGTTGATAGCAGGGAAGGGGCATGAAGACTACCAAATTCTTGGCACTCAGAAAATTCATTTTGATGATCGTGAAGAAGCCAGGAAGGCGATCCAACGACAGATGAGTTCCAGGTAG